The following are from one region of the Nostoc cf. commune SO-36 genome:
- a CDS encoding Uma2 family endonuclease yields MVKSDPRQSLPSSAELPCSDDTPVDNEDQNFIPNLLLFLLQYIWANRNDWFFSVDMGVYHTTGVSPLVPIVPDGFLSLGVERRRAGKSRKSYVVWEENNIVPILALEIVSLTPGAEYDKKLDIYAKLGVLYYIIYNPEHWQRDRHQPFEVYRLVNGSYQLQIGEPFWMPEIGLGIGRSQYVSGNIQRQVLYWYDRQGNRYQTPEEVEQQTRQQLELVQQQLERYRQQFGELPE; encoded by the coding sequence ATGGTGAAATCAGACCCCCGTCAATCTCTGCCTAGTAGTGCTGAACTTCCTTGTTCAGATGATACTCCTGTGGATAACGAAGACCAGAACTTTATTCCCAACCTGCTTCTGTTTTTGCTGCAATATATTTGGGCAAACCGTAATGACTGGTTTTTCAGTGTGGATATGGGCGTTTACCATACCACTGGGGTTAGTCCACTTGTGCCGATTGTACCAGACGGATTTTTGAGCTTAGGTGTAGAACGCCGTAGGGCAGGTAAATCACGTAAAAGCTATGTTGTTTGGGAAGAAAATAACATAGTGCCTATCTTGGCTTTGGAAATTGTCTCCTTAACTCCGGGTGCAGAATACGACAAAAAATTAGACATTTATGCCAAGTTAGGTGTACTGTACTACATTATTTATAATCCAGAGCATTGGCAACGTGATCGTCATCAACCTTTTGAAGTTTATCGCTTAGTAAATGGCAGCTATCAATTGCAAATTGGTGAACCTTTTTGGATGCCAGAAATTGGTTTGGGAATTGGCCGATCGCAATACGTATCTGGTAATATCCAGCGTCAGGTTTTGTATTGGTATGACCGACAAGGAAATCGCTATCAAACTCCAGAAGAAGTCGAGCAGCAAACTCGCCAGCAGCTTGAATTAGTGCAACAACAACTTGAGCGTTATCGTCAGCAATTTGGAGAACTGCCAGAATAA
- a CDS encoding aromatic ring-hydroxylating dioxygenase subunit alpha, producing the protein MTLETKQLEATPINSTFEAPESQSEFNWRECWYPVCFLQDLPKNHPYRFSLYDEPFVLFKNTDGQIICLTDRCPHRGARLSDGQIIDGRIECLYHGWQFGQDGQCLHIPQLSTEAKIPVSACISSFKVIERQGMIWIWAGEVETAIDELIPTVPNLDKLGCFSLDYMRDLPYDQSYFIENVIDPAHIPISHEGIFSDRTEAQPLEMEVLESSHQGIRGRYRKTKKTNQPWNLLDFVAPSLVIYKINNENESKFAGSALYSIPLGKNRCRVLVRNYSNFFDYKTKLMPPWVDHVMTRNKVLEGDLPIVVEQKKQIERIGKNLQELYLPLKTSDILVVAYRKWLDKYGSSLPFYQGYSTAKNIENSENSQHLKTLDRFSQHTLICNSCNQAYQLTKRLQKSCVGVAIALATIAILTDTSGIKITAVSASIALIILAVMAQRLKIQFEDSYTRH; encoded by the coding sequence ATGACATTAGAAACAAAACAACTAGAAGCAACACCAATAAATTCTACTTTTGAGGCTCCTGAATCTCAGTCAGAATTTAATTGGAGAGAATGTTGGTATCCTGTGTGTTTCCTGCAAGACTTGCCTAAAAATCACCCTTATAGATTTTCGTTATATGATGAACCTTTTGTTTTATTCAAAAACACAGATGGACAGATAATTTGTTTAACAGATCGTTGTCCCCACCGTGGAGCCAGACTGTCGGACGGACAAATTATTGATGGTAGAATAGAGTGCTTGTATCATGGTTGGCAATTTGGCCAAGATGGTCAATGTTTGCATATTCCCCAGTTATCAACAGAGGCAAAAATTCCTGTTAGTGCTTGTATATCATCTTTTAAAGTTATAGAACGTCAAGGAATGATTTGGATTTGGGCTGGAGAAGTTGAAACAGCTATTGATGAGTTAATACCAACTGTACCAAATTTGGACAAATTAGGATGTTTTAGCTTAGATTATATGCGAGACTTACCTTATGACCAAAGCTATTTTATTGAAAACGTTATAGACCCAGCGCATATTCCTATTAGTCATGAGGGCATCTTTAGCGATCGCACTGAAGCCCAACCGCTAGAAATGGAAGTTCTTGAGAGTTCCCATCAAGGGATTCGTGGCAGGTATCGAAAGACAAAAAAAACTAATCAGCCTTGGAATTTATTAGATTTTGTTGCTCCCAGCTTAGTTATTTACAAAATTAACAATGAAAACGAAAGTAAGTTTGCAGGATCAGCTTTGTATTCAATTCCCCTCGGTAAAAATAGATGTCGGGTTCTCGTCAGAAATTATAGTAACTTTTTTGATTATAAGACGAAGTTGATGCCTCCTTGGGTAGATCATGTAATGACCCGGAACAAAGTCTTAGAAGGCGATTTGCCAATAGTTGTTGAGCAAAAGAAACAAATTGAGCGGATAGGAAAAAATTTACAAGAATTGTATTTACCGCTCAAGACATCAGATATATTAGTAGTTGCATATCGCAAATGGTTAGATAAATATGGCTCATCTTTGCCTTTTTATCAAGGTTATTCCACTGCCAAAAATATTGAGAATAGCGAGAATAGTCAACATTTAAAAACCTTAGACCGATTCTCGCAACACACACTTATTTGTAATTCCTGTAACCAAGCTTATCAGTTAACCAAACGATTACAAAAAAGCTGCGTAGGAGTTGCGATCGCTTTAGCTACTATAGCAATACTTACAGATACTTCTGGAATAAAAATAACAGCAGTGTCTGCTTCTATAGCATTAATTATTTTGGCAGTTATGGCTCAAAGACTCAAAATCCAATTTGAGGATTCCTACACTCGCCATTAA
- a CDS encoding ATP-binding protein: MNATTINRNWDDANYRYLSAALAVVRDILENYAAKVQNQPQEKNQENLPQALEEAAAAMPAPSALERVCTMFSLSLFERNLLLLCAGMELNGDFAKLCAIMHGDSQRAYPTLSLALAALPDVHWDAIAPNSPLRHWRLIQIGDGHALTLSPLRIDERILHYLTGIQYLDERLAGIIEPLEEVSDLVPSHQDLAERVAAIWSQAYKVNSLPIIQLCSSESVSKRAIAATICQLHDLSLWVMPAQVIPLLPSDLDNLIRLWTRETILSKCALLIDCNELDTNDTARLNAIARFIERTKGFLIVTSRERIGLSQRLIVNFDVDQPSSKEQGVVWQDALSTIAPQMNGQVKTLVDQFNLSAATIRAACAEAVGQLAQTPESDISDVLWDACRVQARPRLDELAQRIEPSGDWEDLVLPEAQKQILREIAAHVRQRSNVYNNWGFGGKSARGLGISALFAGASGTGKTLGAEVLAHKLRLDLYRIDLSSVVSKYIGETEKNLRRVFDAAEQGGVILLFDEADALFGKRSEVKDARDRYANIEVSYLLQRMESYPGLAVLTTNLKSAIDTAFLRRIRFVVQFPFPDTTQRAEIWRRVFPAKTPTADLDALQLARLNVAGGNIRNIALNAAFLAADAGEPVQMKHVLRAAQTEYSKLEKPLTDAEIGGWM, encoded by the coding sequence ATGAATGCTACAACGATTAATCGCAATTGGGATGATGCAAACTACCGCTACCTATCAGCAGCCCTAGCCGTGGTGCGTGATATTTTAGAAAATTACGCGGCAAAAGTGCAAAATCAACCTCAAGAGAAAAACCAAGAGAATTTACCGCAAGCTTTAGAGGAAGCTGCTGCTGCTATGCCTGCACCATCGGCATTGGAGAGAGTATGCACAATGTTTAGCCTCTCATTATTTGAGCGTAATTTGTTGCTGTTGTGTGCAGGTATGGAATTGAATGGAGATTTTGCCAAATTATGTGCTATAATGCACGGCGATTCCCAACGAGCTTACCCAACCTTAAGTTTAGCTTTGGCAGCTTTACCTGATGTCCACTGGGATGCGATCGCTCCAAATTCTCCCTTACGTCATTGGCGGTTAATTCAAATTGGTGATGGTCATGCCCTCACCCTCAGTCCCTTGAGAATTGATGAGCGAATTTTACATTATCTCACGGGTATCCAATATCTTGACGAACGGTTAGCTGGAATCATTGAACCATTAGAAGAAGTTAGTGATTTAGTACCCTCGCACCAAGATTTAGCGGAGCGAGTAGCAGCAATTTGGTCGCAAGCTTACAAGGTTAATAGCTTGCCAATTATCCAATTATGTAGTAGTGAAAGTGTTAGCAAACGCGCCATTGCCGCTACAATTTGTCAACTTCATGATTTAAGTCTGTGGGTAATGCCTGCACAAGTCATTCCCTTACTACCTAGCGACTTGGATAATCTTATCCGCCTATGGACTCGTGAAACGATTTTAAGTAAGTGTGCGTTGCTCATAGACTGCAACGAACTAGATACTAATGATACAGCGCGGCTAAATGCGATCGCTCGTTTCATTGAACGCACAAAGGGCTTTTTAATAGTCACAAGTCGGGAAAGGATAGGTTTATCACAACGCCTAATAGTTAATTTTGACGTAGATCAACCAAGTAGCAAAGAACAAGGTGTTGTTTGGCAAGATGCACTAAGTACAATTGCACCGCAAATGAACGGGCAAGTTAAAACCCTAGTAGATCAGTTTAACCTAAGTGCTGCAACCATTCGCGCTGCGTGTGCAGAAGCCGTAGGACAGTTAGCACAAACGCCAGAAAGCGATATCAGCGATGTTTTATGGGATGCCTGCCGTGTGCAAGCACGTCCCCGCTTGGATGAACTCGCCCAGAGGATTGAGCCATCTGGTGATTGGGAAGACTTGGTATTACCAGAGGCACAGAAACAAATTCTCCGGGAAATTGCGGCTCATGTACGTCAGCGTAGTAATGTATATAATAATTGGGGTTTTGGTGGCAAGAGTGCTAGGGGATTAGGAATCAGCGCTCTATTTGCAGGTGCTAGTGGCACTGGTAAAACCTTGGGGGCAGAAGTGCTGGCTCATAAATTGCGCCTCGACCTCTATCGTATTGATCTATCATCGGTAGTTAGTAAATATATTGGCGAGACAGAGAAGAATTTGCGCCGGGTATTTGATGCCGCAGAACAAGGCGGGGTGATTTTGTTATTTGATGAAGCTGACGCTTTATTTGGTAAACGGAGTGAAGTTAAAGATGCCCGCGATCGCTATGCCAATATAGAAGTTAGCTACCTATTGCAACGGATGGAAAGCTACCCAGGTTTAGCTGTCTTGACTACAAACTTGAAGAGTGCAATTGATACAGCCTTTCTACGGCGGATTCGCTTTGTGGTGCAGTTTCCCTTCCCCGATACAACGCAACGAGCGGAGATTTGGCGACGCGTTTTTCCAGCCAAAACCCCAACCGCAGACTTAGATGCCCTGCAACTAGCACGGCTGAATGTCGCTGGGGGTAATATCCGTAACATAGCCTTAAATGCAGCTTTCCTCGCTGCCGATGCTGGGGAACCAGTGCAGATGAAACACGTATTACGCGCCGCTCAGACAGAATATAGTAAGTTAGAGAAACCCTTAACTGATGCGGAAATTGGAGGGTGGATGTAA
- a CDS encoding Pvc16 family protein: MSNVLSIAAVTAVLKVLLENGLVSDPITASVGDVIVTALPPDRISVEADERAQLNLFLYQVTQNRNVDWVSQEFRSRHSRINGNPRSQTPPLALDLHYLLTAYGAKDFQAELLLGYAMHLLHKTPAITSDILENTLINASTTNTSSAFSQAVANVSVSDLAEQIGQIKLTPEFFNMEETSKLWSALQTHYRPSATYLASMVLIESSNDNSEGFYLMPLSLPSIEQVMAPAKTEQMILTGTTLVIRGKRLRGEITRVRFGNTETLIVPQEVKETQISLLIPPDLYASVQGIQVVHLRMGNVEQTDLLVESNIVAFVLHPTITAFVAKVENSSDNLRTAEITVKFQPKVGKAQRVVLLLNEASRDTPSAYSFVVASRTEDTDAITIPIKNVKPGTYIVRVRVDGAESPLHKNQSGEYDSPQVTIL, translated from the coding sequence ATGAGTAATGTGCTCTCTATAGCCGCCGTGACAGCAGTACTAAAAGTCTTGCTGGAAAATGGTTTAGTCAGTGATCCGATCACTGCTAGTGTTGGTGATGTCATTGTAACTGCCCTACCACCTGATCGAATTTCGGTTGAAGCCGACGAGCGTGCCCAACTCAACCTCTTCCTCTATCAAGTGACACAGAATCGCAATGTCGATTGGGTATCTCAGGAATTTCGGAGCCGACATTCACGTATTAATGGAAACCCGCGCTCTCAGACTCCACCATTAGCTCTTGATCTTCATTACTTGCTGACAGCTTATGGAGCCAAAGATTTTCAGGCGGAGCTTTTACTTGGCTACGCAATGCATTTGTTACATAAAACACCAGCTATTACATCTGATATTCTTGAAAACACTTTGATCAATGCATCTACAACCAATACCTCAAGTGCTTTTTCGCAAGCTGTAGCAAATGTATCTGTTTCGGATTTAGCTGAACAAATTGGGCAGATCAAATTGACTCCAGAGTTTTTTAACATGGAAGAAACTTCTAAGTTATGGTCTGCTTTACAAACACACTATCGACCTTCAGCGACTTATCTGGCATCAATGGTATTGATTGAGAGTAGCAATGACAACTCTGAAGGTTTCTACCTGATGCCCTTGTCTTTGCCGAGTATAGAGCAAGTTATGGCTCCGGCAAAGACTGAGCAAATGATTCTTACAGGCACAACATTAGTAATTCGTGGTAAACGGTTACGCGGTGAAATCACACGAGTTCGTTTCGGAAATACGGAGACACTAATAGTACCTCAAGAAGTAAAAGAAACTCAAATCAGCCTGTTAATCCCGCCAGATTTATACGCCAGTGTACAGGGTATCCAAGTTGTACACCTGAGAATGGGCAATGTAGAGCAAACGGATCTTTTAGTTGAATCAAATATTGTGGCTTTTGTCTTACACCCAACAATTACAGCATTCGTCGCTAAAGTAGAAAATAGCAGCGACAATTTACGCACAGCAGAAATTACCGTTAAATTCCAGCCCAAAGTTGGTAAAGCACAGCGAGTAGTTTTGCTACTCAATGAGGCATCACGTGATACCCCGTCAGCGTACTCTTTCGTTGTTGCATCACGTACTGAAGATACTGATGCAATCACTATTCCGATCAAAAACGTCAAGCCAGGAACTTATATTGTCCGAGTGCGGGTAGATGGAGCGGAAAGTCCACTACACAAGAATCAGTCTGGTGAATATGATTCGCCACAGGTGACTATTTTATGA
- a CDS encoding protein kinase domain-containing protein translates to MQSPPSSNSWIGRFVGDNERYRLDKRLGGGGMGDVFLATDTRVGQQVALKLLKDTLVASQEMRKRFEREVAVCAALQSDHIVKISDCGVTPEGFPFYVMEYLRGQTLRQLLLREKRPSVERTVNIMAQVCKGLQLAHQGVTLQRDGGKTTEHIQVVHRDLKPDNIFLVPTDLGEWVKVLDFGVAKIRSESSENSNITNITSTFIGTFRYAPPEQIQSDKNLDARGDIYSLGIILYEMLSAADPFGISIKGNHISEASWVLAHAYEPPKPLRSQPGCEHLPVELEAVVMKCLHKNPANRFATVEELNQALQAAAKFATGTTNVPGQITGQPQPSYNQGSNHETVPRQSNDDTVIRPPSAYNQGSNHETVPRQSNDDTVIRPPSAYNQGSNHETVPRPFNPIEQSQSEETVPPLQAGYNQGSNHETVPRPFNPVEQNQQSPVNNQNANKPDVTLFQPRSAFNQGGQQTPPDKTLFQPRPGSNQGGQQTPPDKTLYQPRSAFNQGGQQTPPDKTLFQPRPGSNQGGQQTPPDKTLFQPRPGSNQGGQQTPPDKTLFQPRPASNRGRSQAPVDDTIYQPRLVGQLTTRISPNFLRIVGVVLAIGLTLALATYIYTQFQSRKEPSNQQGLPNSDRIQN, encoded by the coding sequence ATGCAATCCCCACCTTCTTCAAATTCTTGGATTGGTCGATTCGTAGGTGATAACGAACGATACCGTTTAGACAAACGTTTAGGCGGGGGTGGCATGGGAGATGTCTTCCTGGCAACAGACACCCGTGTAGGTCAGCAGGTAGCGTTGAAGTTGCTCAAAGATACGCTGGTGGCATCACAAGAAATGAGAAAGCGTTTTGAGCGTGAGGTGGCAGTTTGTGCTGCTTTGCAAAGTGACCACATTGTTAAGATTAGTGATTGTGGTGTAACTCCGGAAGGTTTTCCATTTTACGTAATGGAATATTTGCGGGGGCAAACGCTCAGGCAATTACTACTGCGCGAAAAGCGGCCATCTGTCGAGCGGACGGTGAACATTATGGCGCAAGTTTGCAAGGGTCTACAGCTTGCCCATCAAGGAGTTACTCTGCAACGGGATGGAGGCAAAACCACTGAGCATATTCAGGTAGTTCACCGCGATCTGAAGCCAGATAATATATTTTTAGTACCTACAGATTTGGGAGAGTGGGTCAAGGTTTTGGATTTTGGTGTTGCCAAAATTCGGAGTGAATCTTCAGAAAATTCCAATATTACAAATATAACTAGTACATTTATCGGTACATTTCGTTACGCACCTCCTGAACAAATCCAAAGCGATAAAAATTTGGATGCCAGAGGCGATATTTACAGCTTAGGAATTATCCTTTATGAAATGCTGAGTGCTGCTGACCCCTTTGGAATCAGCATTAAAGGTAATCATATCAGTGAAGCTTCTTGGGTATTAGCTCATGCTTATGAGCCACCCAAACCACTGCGATCGCAACCAGGGTGTGAGCATTTACCCGTAGAATTGGAAGCGGTGGTGATGAAATGCCTCCACAAAAACCCAGCTAACCGATTTGCAACAGTAGAAGAACTAAATCAGGCTTTGCAAGCTGCTGCCAAGTTTGCCACAGGAACTACTAATGTACCCGGACAGATTACTGGGCAACCGCAACCTTCCTACAATCAAGGTTCAAATCACGAAACTGTTCCTAGACAATCGAACGACGATACCGTTATTCGCCCTCCATCTGCATATAATCAGGGTTCAAATCACGAAACTGTTCCCAGACAATCGAACGACGACACCGTTATTCGCCCTCCATCTGCATATAATCAGGGTTCAAATCACGAAACAGTTCCCAGACCATTTAACCCGATTGAGCAAAGCCAATCTGAAGAAACCGTTCCTCCTCTTCAGGCTGGATACAATCAAGGTTCAAATCACGAAACCGTTCCTAGACCATTTAACCCAGTTGAGCAAAATCAACAGAGTCCTGTGAATAATCAGAATGCCAACAAACCTGATGTGACGTTATTTCAACCACGATCAGCATTTAATCAAGGTGGACAACAAACGCCACCAGATAAGACATTATTTCAACCGCGACCAGGATCTAATCAAGGTGGGCAACAAACGCCACCAGATAAGACATTGTATCAACCGCGATCAGCATTTAATCAAGGTGGGCAACAAACACCACCAGATAAGACATTATTTCAACCGCGACCAGGATCTAATCAAGGTGGACAACAAACGCCACCAGATAAGACATTATTTCAACCGCGACCAGGATCTAATCAAGGTGGGCAACAAACGCCACCAGATAAGACATTATTTCAACCGCGACCTGCATCCAATAGAGGTAGATCACAAGCGCCAGTAGATGACACTATTTACCAACCAAGGCTAGTTGGGCAGCTAACTACAAGAATTTCTCCCAATTTTTTGCGAATCGTAGGAGTGGTCTTGGCTATTGGGCTGACTTTAGCATTGGCAACCTATATATATACTCAATTTCAATCTCGTAAAGAGCCAAGCAACCAGCA